In Aulosira sp. FACHB-615, the following are encoded in one genomic region:
- a CDS encoding type II toxin-antitoxin system HicB family antitoxin yields MKQKRQLTAIIEREGDGYVALCPELDIASQGDTIEEARSNLVEALELFFETAHPSEIQERLHTEVFVTQLEVSVG; encoded by the coding sequence ATGAAGCAGAAACGGCAACTGACTGCCATTATTGAGCGTGAGGGGGATGGGTATGTAGCACTCTGTCCAGAACTCGATATTGCTAGTCAAGGCGACACAATTGAAGAAGCGCGGAGTAATTTAGTTGAAGCGTTAGAATTATTTTTTGAAACTGCTCACCCCTCGGAAATTCAAGAGAGATTGCATACCGAAGTATTTGTCACGCAGCTAGAGGTGAGTGTTGGGTAA
- a CDS encoding type II toxin-antitoxin system RelE/ParE family toxin, translating into MSRFKISQQAIQDIENIWNYIAEKNPQAADKLFDKLREKFPKLAKFPQLGKPRFDLAASLRCFPVENYLIFYRSMEQDIEIVRILHGAQDIESIFQNIEDTEDI; encoded by the coding sequence ATGAGCCGCTTTAAGATTTCTCAACAGGCAATACAAGATATTGAAAATATTTGGAATTACATTGCCGAAAAAAATCCACAGGCGGCTGATAAACTTTTTGATAAGCTCAGAGAGAAATTTCCGAAGTTAGCTAAATTTCCGCAACTAGGAAAGCCGCGCTTTGATTTAGCTGCTTCTTTGCGATGCTTTCCGGTAGAAAACTACCTGATTTTTTATCGTTCTATGGAACAAGATATAGAAATTGTTCGTATTCTTCATGGAGCGCAGGATATAGAAAGCATTTTTCAAAACATAGAAGATACAGAAGACATCTGA
- a CDS encoding type II toxin-antitoxin system HicA family toxin yields the protein MGKLRVLSGREVCQILEQYGFVQVRQRGSHIIMQLQTEDSTITVPVPDHEELRVGTLKSIVRQSGLPRTLFEVN from the coding sequence TTGGGTAAATTGCGTGTTCTTTCTGGTCGAGAAGTCTGTCAAATTTTAGAGCAGTATGGCTTTGTGCAAGTACGCCAACGTGGAAGTCATATTATTATGCAGCTACAGACAGAAGATTCTACCATCACTGTTCCTGTGCCTGATCATGAAGAACTCCGCGTTGGGACGCTCAAGTCTATTGTTCGCCAGTCAGGATTACCCCGAACTCTTTTTGAAGTAAATTAA
- a CDS encoding FIST signal transduction protein, with product MLNVVVGHSNDPDSLAAITEVIEQCQANLNGKIPQAGIVFVAIDFDYALILQTIVQTFPGIELIGGTSDAEISSLLQFQQDSLALMLFCSDEIEIHAGLGKNLSQDPILAAQQAVDQAKSKIKNLAVSQFCLAFPESLTVDGVAIVEGLKLALGKDIPIFGGLTADQWQFQKTHQFFQTEVLTDAVPLLIFSGQLLFSQGVASGWHPIGKKGKVTKVDKNILYEINGKPALEFYHHYLGGLPPSGEYPLAVFESESQDFYMRAPSIYNPENGSILFLGEVPADAFVQIAQASRNDILGAAKTSITNALNNYPGKQPDAALFFSCAARRLLLGTRVIEEYQLAQEFLTAAIPGCGFYTHGEISPLNDGGETRLHHETFVTLLIGRH from the coding sequence ATGTTGAATGTAGTAGTTGGCCATAGTAATGACCCTGATTCTTTAGCTGCCATTACTGAAGTTATAGAACAATGTCAAGCTAATTTAAACGGAAAAATTCCGCAAGCTGGGATTGTATTTGTGGCAATTGATTTTGACTATGCACTCATATTGCAAACAATTGTCCAAACTTTTCCGGGAATTGAATTAATTGGTGGTACTAGTGATGCTGAAATTTCTTCATTATTACAATTCCAGCAAGATTCTTTAGCATTAATGCTCTTTTGTAGTGATGAAATTGAAATTCATGCTGGCCTAGGGAAGAACTTATCGCAAGACCCTATTCTAGCTGCTCAACAAGCTGTAGACCAGGCAAAATCCAAAATTAAAAACTTGGCTGTTTCTCAGTTTTGTTTGGCTTTTCCTGAAAGTTTAACAGTTGATGGCGTAGCGATTGTTGAAGGCTTAAAACTAGCTTTGGGCAAAGATATTCCAATTTTTGGCGGACTGACTGCTGATCAATGGCAATTTCAAAAAACCCATCAATTTTTCCAAACCGAAGTTCTCACTGATGCTGTACCTTTATTGATTTTCTCTGGTCAATTATTGTTTTCTCAAGGAGTTGCTAGTGGTTGGCATCCTATAGGTAAAAAGGGCAAAGTTACCAAGGTTGATAAAAATATTCTGTATGAAATTAATGGCAAACCCGCATTAGAGTTTTATCATCATTATTTAGGTGGTCTACCTCCTTCTGGGGAATATCCTTTAGCGGTATTTGAGTCAGAAAGCCAGGACTTTTATATGCGTGCGCCTAGTATTTATAATCCCGAAAATGGCAGTATTCTTTTTCTGGGAGAAGTACCAGCAGATGCTTTTGTCCAAATAGCACAAGCTAGTCGTAATGATATTTTAGGTGCAGCTAAAACCTCAATTACCAATGCTTTAAATAATTATCCAGGGAAGCAGCCAGATGCAGCTTTGTTTTTTTCTTGTGCGGCTCGGCGACTATTGCTAGGTACACGCGTAATTGAAGAATATCAACTAGCTCAAGAATTTTTGACAGCAGCCATTCCAGGTTGTGGTTTTTATACTCATGGTGAAATTTCGCCGTTAAATGATGGCGGCGAAACCAGACTGCATCATGAAACTTTTGTCACTCTTTTAATAGGAAGGCATTAA
- a CDS encoding sensor histidine kinase encodes MPLEHEQRIKELEKANRILQKKLERSESLRIALEETNEKKEALFLNVIDELRESQKTLEQQSRDLQATLKKLRAMQSKLVESEKMSALGILVAGIAHEINNPVNFIYGNINYVAQYADDILELLQFYQESYPEPNLKIANKIKNMDLDFIKKDFLQVLNSMEIGSQRIIEIVRSLRNFSRLDEAEVKRVNIHEGIDSTLMLLQNRLKSRPNYPEITVIKEYGDLPRVACYAGKLNQALINILSNAIDALEQKIDYLLHSYCPTNGISTRPILTFNPTIKITTELVDNWIAIRVSDNGIGIDEKIAEQIFNPFFTTKPVGKGTGLGLSISYQIIVETHQGQIDCKSIPGLGTELIIMIPQQRL; translated from the coding sequence ATGCCATTAGAACATGAGCAAAGAATTAAGGAACTAGAAAAAGCTAACCGTATTCTCCAGAAAAAACTAGAGCGTTCTGAGTCTTTAAGAATTGCTTTAGAAGAAACTAATGAAAAGAAAGAGGCTTTATTTCTGAATGTAATTGATGAATTGCGGGAATCACAAAAAACTTTAGAACAGCAAAGCCGAGATTTGCAAGCAACTTTAAAAAAATTACGTGCTATGCAAAGCAAATTAGTAGAATCTGAAAAGATGTCAGCTTTAGGAATTTTAGTAGCTGGGATTGCCCATGAAATTAATAATCCTGTGAATTTTATTTACGGTAACATTAATTATGTAGCTCAATATGCTGATGATATTTTAGAACTGCTACAATTCTATCAAGAATCTTATCCAGAGCCAAATTTAAAAATAGCCAATAAAATCAAAAACATGGATTTAGACTTTATCAAGAAAGACTTTTTACAAGTTCTAAATTCTATGGAAATTGGCAGTCAGAGGATTATTGAAATTGTACGTTCTTTACGTAATTTTTCCCGCTTAGATGAAGCAGAAGTGAAAAGGGTTAATATCCATGAAGGTATTGATAGTACTTTAATGCTGCTGCAAAATCGCCTCAAATCCCGACCCAATTACCCAGAAATTACCGTTATTAAAGAATATGGCGATTTACCAAGGGTAGCTTGTTATGCAGGTAAGCTGAACCAAGCCTTGATTAATATTCTTAGTAATGCTATCGATGCTTTAGAACAGAAAATAGATTATCTCCTGCACAGTTATTGTCCCACAAATGGGATAAGTACACGACCAATATTAACTTTTAATCCTACAATTAAAATTACTACAGAATTAGTCGATAACTGGATTGCAATCCGCGTTAGTGACAATGGGATAGGAATTGATGAGAAAATCGCTGAACAAATATTTAACCCATTTTTTACTACTAAACCAGTGGGTAAAGGGACGGGTTTAGGACTTTCGATTAGCTATCAAATTATTGTTGAAACTCATCAAGGTCAAATAGATTGTAAGTCAATTCCAGGTCTGGGTACAGAATTGATTATTATGATTCCTCAACAACGATTGTAG
- a CDS encoding PD40 domain-containing protein: MTLDLQKFYQACNPSKTLAVENAEDRKYYIDFSSVRGGRIIEELKENITFFSPHEPTCELFTGHIGCGKSTELLRLKAELEAVGYQVAYFESSQDLEMSDVDIGDILLAIARRVTESLDTLEKQLKIPEPRGLKKIIEGAAKLVQVELEWSAEFTIGIGKITAKAKNSPEFRSKLREYLGPRTKSILDVINEELIESAIASADLINFIEQTADEIFTKVLAAGAGRYLDQVALNLQIGSSRRVELEAAANELQNRRLSLSLELEASLEFMLGRATANFMEESRQHYERSLALFEQTDQFLERHAAVLYSLGIWWSTFAVLYLPEQESSRATSTEYLQKCVAVFEQANRRDLVAKFINALGVVLQQLQRWDELEAVANKALTLHQIYEHPLKLARAYSFKAEVALAKSMPDTAKAAAEQALNLLDNYQRNIQQPVSEETKADLEWENSYHRGWYLFALGRSQAALNQPELALQTLEIAKTDTKAQYDPELYIGILAQLRDNYFKKGEYLTAFNIKQYRRSIEQQYSYRAFIGAGRLQPQQQVNNPALALAEKSDTVAQEIAASGRQSDINRLIERMGRHDHKLTIIHGQSGVGKSSILQAGLIPALKQKPIGTRDVLPILQQVYPGWLRELGDRLREAIANLTPFALKPYEGEEIPIFNDKNSILDQFVKHDDYNLVTVLIFDQFEEFFFVYKDPASRKPFYEFLRECLDIPFVKVILSLREDYLYYLLECNNRLADFEVINNNILDKDILYYLDNFSPEDARAVIHILTVKTPFVFEPSLVDELVKDLARDLGEVRPIELQVVGVQLQTERITKLEQYQEQGPKEKFVGRFLEEIVQDCGTENEQISKLVLYLLTDENNLRPLKNRADLELELEVKPEKLDLILEILIKSGLIFKVPAIPADRYQLVHDYLVPFVRQQQSERLIKELEKEREQRKLTEAKLNEVLKQQLLETRRGLLWKVSLGTIAGALAIFLPLIFINQNNAQLLAISSNAKSKLNSNRDLEALIETIKAGKRLKQWWSIGVKPETEMQVKTALQDVVYTIREVNTLEGNADSVTKVSFSHDGQKIVSGSADGTLKIWSRDGKEIFSSSVLDKKITYIDFSPDSQIIVAGSVDGKVILKNLKNPNEKNFNFQAHEEEITNVSFSPDGQKLLTASKDKTIKLWSLDGKELKIFRGHQDSISSVSFSPDGQLIASSSQDNTVKLWNLDAQPIQNLKFKNSVNQVVFSPDSQIIASVEENDELKLWRRNGSLLNTFFAFGGQRVRFGLDGKTIALATVYSDSTRVTIYNTDKTDEQAPTLTFDLTGHRNKITSISISPDLQMVASGSEDRTVKLWNIQKNNNFKSPNTYSGLNISFSPDSQLIAFVSDKVQLWQQDNILRTTLPGDNSEFSFGPNNQTLVTASEDILVQLWRKDGNFVKTLQGNIVSGSFSPDGQTIALVKDDNHVELLTSDGKHISTLKGIKHRVSSIIFSSDSETLATLNDGKNQIINIWRRNGNLIKSLNGYSNYTLVGFNHNGDILILAGQNKIKFIHKSGKEIKNINSVFSDSVNFSDYGERLIFFKQEEEKKLRLELWNTNGTFITTLPYSDVDIEKYSYQTPYFIGKPQAIVYQDDQQIKFWTANGSFISKFDSVNKQGYQISPDGQIIVTREEKNIIKLWKRNGIILNTIQLKTKKATAKTITFSSDSKKLAITTNQNTIEIWHTDGHFIKSINTWDNSKVKRLKSDNPENQSYDTPLIFDSDILITRTQENQLGLWKFDSNTSKKVSTAKYINKLGNLVKGIYNVNQNIISTNSSIDTVKIWQIPKKVNKEAHLLNSIKGHSNQITSLAISPDSKLIASASKDNTVKIWQRDGRLLSTFKEHKDNVNSVSFSPDGKLIASASDDTTVKVWQPNGEVVKSFEEHGNVVTNVSFSPDGKLIASASRDNTVKIWSLNNQEITTLNNDYPVTSISFSPDSKMIASADYKTVKIWSIDGILLSTYERFGKSSVSFSPDGKSIASATGDNGISVWDLDLNQLLKQGCDAARDYLQNNPKAESDRHLCDDIYNQK, translated from the coding sequence ATGACACTGGATTTGCAGAAGTTTTACCAAGCGTGCAACCCTAGCAAGACCTTGGCGGTGGAAAACGCTGAGGATCGTAAATATTATATTGATTTCTCCTCAGTTCGTGGTGGCAGGATTATTGAGGAGCTAAAAGAAAATATTACGTTTTTTTCGCCACATGAGCCGACGTGTGAACTATTTACCGGACATATCGGCTGTGGTAAATCTACAGAATTACTCAGACTCAAAGCTGAATTAGAAGCAGTAGGCTACCAAGTGGCATATTTTGAGTCTAGCCAAGACTTGGAAATGAGCGATGTTGATATTGGTGATATTTTACTGGCGATCGCTCGTCGTGTTACCGAAAGTCTGGACACTCTAGAAAAACAACTCAAAATTCCTGAACCCAGAGGTTTAAAGAAAATTATCGAAGGCGCAGCCAAACTGGTGCAGGTAGAACTTGAATGGTCGGCAGAGTTCACAATTGGGATTGGTAAAATTACCGCGAAGGCCAAAAATAGTCCAGAGTTTCGCAGCAAGTTACGCGAATATCTTGGCCCTCGTACCAAAAGTATTTTAGATGTGATTAACGAAGAACTCATCGAATCTGCGATCGCCAGTGCTGATTTAATTAATTTTATTGAGCAAACAGCCGATGAAATCTTTACTAAAGTTTTAGCTGCGGGTGCGGGGAGATATCTTGATCAAGTTGCACTCAATTTACAAATTGGTTCGTCTCGCCGAGTGGAGTTAGAAGCCGCAGCCAATGAATTACAAAATCGTCGCTTGAGTCTTTCTTTAGAACTCGAAGCCAGCTTGGAATTTATGCTTGGTCGAGCTACTGCTAATTTTATGGAAGAGTCTCGACAACATTACGAGCGCAGTTTAGCACTGTTTGAACAAACTGATCAATTTTTAGAACGTCATGCGGCGGTACTTTATTCCTTGGGTATATGGTGGAGTACATTTGCGGTGCTGTATCTCCCCGAACAAGAAAGTTCTCGTGCTACTTCTACTGAATATCTTCAAAAATGTGTTGCAGTCTTTGAGCAAGCAAATCGCCGAGACTTAGTAGCTAAATTCATCAACGCCTTGGGAGTAGTTTTGCAACAACTCCAGCGTTGGGATGAATTAGAAGCTGTAGCCAACAAAGCCTTAACGTTGCATCAAATTTATGAGCATCCGTTGAAACTTGCAAGAGCATATAGTTTCAAAGCTGAGGTAGCACTGGCCAAATCAATGCCAGATACAGCCAAAGCTGCTGCTGAACAGGCGCTAAATTTGCTAGACAACTATCAAAGAAATATACAGCAGCCAGTTAGTGAAGAAACTAAGGCAGATTTAGAATGGGAAAACTCTTATCATCGTGGTTGGTACTTGTTTGCATTGGGGCGATCGCAAGCTGCACTCAATCAACCAGAATTAGCATTGCAAACCTTAGAAATTGCCAAAACTGACACTAAAGCTCAATACGATCCAGAGCTTTATATTGGCATTTTAGCCCAATTACGAGACAACTATTTTAAAAAAGGTGAATATTTAACAGCATTTAATATTAAGCAATATCGGCGTTCTATTGAACAACAATATAGTTATCGTGCCTTTATTGGTGCGGGGAGATTGCAACCACAGCAGCAAGTAAATAACCCAGCCTTAGCATTAGCTGAAAAATCAGATACAGTCGCACAAGAAATTGCCGCATCTGGGAGACAATCAGATATAAACCGTTTGATTGAACGTATGGGTCGCCACGACCATAAACTGACAATTATTCATGGACAATCTGGTGTAGGTAAAAGTTCAATTTTGCAAGCTGGGTTAATTCCCGCCTTAAAACAAAAGCCAATTGGAACGCGTGATGTTTTGCCTATTTTGCAGCAAGTTTATCCAGGTTGGTTGAGAGAATTAGGAGATAGATTAAGGGAGGCGATCGCTAATTTAACTCCTTTCGCTCTCAAACCTTATGAAGGCGAAGAAATACCTATTTTTAATGATAAAAATTCTATCTTAGATCAATTTGTCAAACATGATGATTACAACTTAGTAACAGTCTTAATTTTTGACCAATTTGAAGAATTTTTCTTCGTTTACAAAGATCCGGCTAGTAGAAAACCGTTTTATGAATTTTTACGCGAATGCTTAGATATTCCTTTTGTAAAAGTTATTTTATCCTTGCGCGAAGATTACTTATACTATCTTTTAGAGTGTAACAATCGATTAGCTGATTTTGAAGTAATTAACAACAATATCCTCGACAAAGATATTCTCTATTATTTAGATAACTTTTCCCCAGAAGATGCTAGAGCAGTTATCCACATCCTGACAGTTAAAACCCCATTTGTCTTTGAACCATCACTCGTAGATGAATTAGTCAAAGATTTAGCTAGAGACTTAGGAGAAGTCCGTCCAATTGAATTGCAAGTTGTAGGTGTGCAACTCCAAACTGAAAGAATTACTAAACTAGAACAATATCAAGAACAAGGCCCTAAAGAAAAATTTGTCGGACGCTTTTTAGAAGAAATTGTTCAAGACTGCGGTACAGAAAATGAGCAAATATCCAAACTAGTGTTATATCTACTCACAGATGAAAACAACTTGCGTCCTCTAAAAAATCGCGCCGATTTAGAATTAGAATTAGAAGTCAAACCTGAAAAACTCGACTTAATTTTAGAAATATTAATTAAATCAGGGCTAATATTTAAAGTCCCAGCAATTCCCGCAGACCGCTATCAACTAGTTCATGATTATTTAGTTCCCTTTGTTCGTCAACAACAATCAGAAAGATTAATTAAAGAACTAGAAAAAGAACGGGAACAACGCAAGTTAACAGAAGCCAAATTAAACGAAGTTCTCAAACAACAACTACTAGAAACACGTCGCGGCTTACTTTGGAAAGTCTCACTAGGAACTATAGCAGGTGCATTGGCAATATTTTTACCGTTAATATTCATTAATCAGAATAATGCCCAACTGCTTGCTATAAGTAGCAATGCAAAAAGCAAGCTGAATTCAAATCGAGATTTAGAAGCACTAATAGAAACTATCAAAGCTGGCAAACGACTAAAACAATGGTGGTCAATAGGCGTAAAACCAGAGACAGAAATGCAGGTCAAGACTGCTTTACAAGATGTAGTTTATACCATACGAGAAGTTAATACCTTAGAAGGTAATGCTGACAGTGTTACTAAGGTAAGTTTTAGTCATGATGGGCAAAAAATAGTTTCTGGCAGTGCTGATGGCACTTTAAAAATATGGAGTCGAGATGGTAAAGAAATATTTAGTTCTTCAGTTCTGGATAAGAAAATTACCTACATTGACTTTAGCCCTGATTCTCAAATAATAGTTGCTGGTAGTGTGGATGGCAAAGTAATACTCAAGAATCTCAAAAATCCAAATGAAAAAAACTTCAATTTTCAAGCACATGAAGAAGAAATTACTAATGTTAGTTTTAGTCCTGATGGTCAAAAATTACTTACTGCTAGTAAAGACAAAACTATTAAACTTTGGAGTTTGGATGGTAAAGAACTAAAGATATTTCGTGGGCATCAAGACAGTATTAGCAGCGTTAGCTTCAGCCCTGATGGTCAGCTAATTGCTTCTAGCAGTCAAGACAATACAGTAAAACTCTGGAATTTGGATGCCCAACCAATTCAGAACTTAAAATTTAAAAATTCTGTTAATCAGGTTGTTTTTAGCCCTGATAGTCAGATAATTGCTTCAGTAGAAGAGAACGATGAGTTAAAGCTTTGGCGACGCAATGGTTCCTTGCTAAACACATTTTTTGCATTTGGAGGTCAACGTGTACGTTTTGGTCTTGATGGTAAAACTATTGCTTTAGCTACTGTTTATTCTGATTCCACAAGGGTGACAATATACAACACTGACAAAACTGACGAACAAGCGCCTACACTAACTTTTGATCTGACAGGACACAGAAATAAAATCACTAGCATCAGTATTAGTCCTGACCTTCAAATGGTGGCATCTGGAAGCGAGGATAGAACTGTAAAACTCTGGAACATTCAAAAAAACAATAATTTTAAAAGCCCTAATACATATTCAGGATTAAACATAAGTTTTAGTCCTGACAGTCAGTTAATAGCTTTTGTTAGTGATAAAGTACAATTATGGCAGCAAGATAATATTCTCAGAACCACTCTACCAGGAGATAATTCAGAGTTTAGCTTTGGTCCAAATAACCAGACATTAGTTACAGCTAGTGAAGATATTCTAGTGCAATTGTGGCGAAAAGATGGGAATTTTGTGAAAACTCTTCAGGGGAATATAGTATCAGGAAGTTTTAGTCCTGATGGACAAACTATTGCATTAGTCAAAGATGATAATCATGTCGAATTATTAACAAGTGATGGCAAGCATATTTCCACGCTTAAAGGCATTAAACATAGGGTGAGTAGCATAATTTTTAGCTCAGATAGTGAAACTCTAGCAACATTAAATGATGGTAAAAATCAGATTATCAACATTTGGCGACGTAATGGTAATTTGATTAAGAGCTTGAATGGTTATAGTAACTATACATTAGTGGGATTTAATCATAATGGCGATATTTTAATTCTTGCAGGTCAAAACAAAATAAAATTCATACATAAAAGTGGTAAAGAAATCAAAAATATTAATTCTGTATTTTCGGATTCAGTTAATTTCAGTGATTATGGAGAGAGGTTAATTTTTTTTAAACAAGAAGAAGAAAAGAAGCTCAGATTAGAACTATGGAATACTAATGGAACTTTTATCACAACTTTGCCATACTCTGATGTCGATATTGAAAAATACAGTTACCAAACTCCTTATTTTATAGGTAAGCCTCAAGCAATAGTTTATCAAGATGATCAGCAAATAAAATTCTGGACAGCGAATGGTTCTTTTATTTCAAAATTTGATAGTGTTAATAAACAAGGATATCAAATTAGCCCTGATGGACAAATTATAGTTACAAGAGAAGAAAAAAATATTATCAAGCTCTGGAAACGTAATGGCATAATTCTTAATACTATTCAGTTAAAAACTAAAAAAGCTACAGCTAAAACCATAACTTTCAGTTCAGATAGCAAAAAGTTAGCCATAACAACCAATCAAAATACAATCGAAATATGGCATACAGATGGACATTTTATTAAAAGTATAAACACTTGGGATAACAGTAAAGTTAAACGTTTAAAGTCCGATAATCCTGAAAATCAAAGTTACGATACGCCTCTAATATTTGATAGTGATATATTAATAACTCGTACCCAAGAAAATCAACTAGGATTATGGAAATTTGATAGTAATACAAGTAAAAAAGTATCGACTGCTAAGTATATAAATAAATTAGGTAATTTGGTTAAAGGCATTTATAATGTTAACCAAAACATAATATCAACTAATAGTAGTATAGACACAGTAAAAATATGGCAAATTCCAAAAAAGGTAAACAAAGAAGCACATTTATTAAATTCTATTAAAGGGCATAGCAATCAAATAACAAGTCTTGCTATTAGTCCTGATAGCAAATTAATAGCCTCAGCTAGTAAAGATAACACTGTAAAAATTTGGCAGCGTGACGGCAGGCTGCTCAGTACATTTAAAGAGCATAAAGACAACGTAAACAGCGTCAGCTTTAGCCCAGACGGGAAGCTGATTGCTTCTGCTAGTGATGATACAACTGTTAAAGTTTGGCAACCAAATGGCGAAGTAGTTAAATCTTTTGAAGAGCATGGTAACGTTGTTACAAATGTGAGTTTTAGTCCAGATGGTAAGTTAATTGCCTCTGCTAGTAGAGATAACACTGTAAAAATTTGGAGTCTGAATAATCAAGAAATCACTACTCTAAATAATGACTATCCTGTTACAAGCATCAGTTTTAGCCCAGATAGCAAAATGATTGCTTCAGCAGACTATAAAACAGTCAAAATTTGGAGTATTGACGGCATTTTATTAAGCACTTATGAGCGTTTTGGCAAAAGTAGCGTGAGTTTCAGTCCAGATGGTAAGAGTATTGCTTCTGCTACTGGTGATAACGGAATTTCTGTTTGGGATTTAGACTTAAATCAACTCCTCAAGCAGGGTTGTGATGCAGCGCGTGATTATCTCCAGAATAATCCAAAAGCGGAAAGCGATCGCCACCTCTGTGATGACATCTACAATCAAAAGTAA
- a CDS encoding acetoacetate decarboxylase — translation MQISLKANNSPNIVGNDEKFPTQYSHPRIRLGGDFFMWGFGMADFTWEDDQRVMVRQGDRNLCTLNYTQQSLAWRQRLTGSSFSVQGVDLLKFLAECEARLGLISSQLEIPGESPFAGIGLGQPFLTGRAEQMKLKVVHPEVVGQRASEVISR, via the coding sequence ATGCAGATTTCACTGAAAGCAAATAATTCTCCCAATATAGTAGGGAATGATGAGAAATTCCCTACTCAGTATTCCCATCCACGCATTCGCCTGGGTGGGGATTTTTTTATGTGGGGATTTGGTATGGCAGATTTTACTTGGGAAGACGATCAGCGAGTGATGGTACGTCAGGGCGATCGCAATTTGTGTACTCTGAATTATACTCAGCAAAGTTTGGCTTGGCGACAACGGTTGACTGGTTCCTCCTTTAGTGTTCAGGGTGTTGATTTACTCAAATTTTTGGCGGAATGTGAGGCGCGGTTGGGTTTGATTAGTTCCCAATTAGAAATCCCTGGTGAAAGCCCTTTTGCGGGTATAGGTTTAGGTCAGCCTTTTTTAACTGGGCGTGCTGAACAGATGAAATTAAAGGTTGTACATCCTGAAGTGGTGGGACAAAGAGCGAGTGAGGTGATTTCTCGGTAA